In Synechococcus sp. A18-25c, a single window of DNA contains:
- a CDS encoding sensor histidine kinase yields MKDSTPLLQSIHACMAAGVPEGHANDAHARRLWWAALEVLQDLLGSDEDASGGLWLAAPLPALYAPDLLQRFQGWVWAPQALDALHAAERSTLLPPDRRRTPDLDAEATECNRFQRLPLQNSDSQDPLLIVITGKLQVALALYGPEGQRQLLMRSEPDILGQVLTLVEQRLRRDAPDQANDLQRAIRLLGPLQSSSDLAMQFWPQLAERLASMVPTVTLQAVRDTNLSDEQPQPQSNTDKADAELSLLEAITHEVRTPLATIRTLIRSLLRRRDLPEQVLDRLSQIDTECSEQIDRFGLIFQAAELQRQPESPSALARTDLGAMLQALAPGWEQQLQRRGLTLELRLEQDLSPVLSDPGRLEPMLGGLIDRCSRGLPTGSSLTLTLQPAGAKLKLQLLNRTPDQPESLDSDNLSQEQLGPVLSWNTSTGGLQLSQNATRDLLERLGGRLTQRRDRGLTVFFPIAGQC; encoded by the coding sequence TTGAAAGATTCCACACCGCTTCTGCAGTCGATCCATGCCTGCATGGCCGCGGGCGTTCCAGAGGGACACGCCAACGATGCCCATGCTCGCCGGCTCTGGTGGGCGGCCCTGGAAGTTCTGCAGGATCTGCTGGGGTCCGATGAGGATGCCAGTGGAGGGCTCTGGCTGGCAGCCCCACTTCCAGCCCTCTATGCGCCGGACCTGCTGCAACGGTTTCAGGGGTGGGTCTGGGCACCGCAAGCCCTCGATGCATTGCACGCCGCTGAGCGGTCAACGCTGCTTCCTCCCGATCGAAGACGCACACCTGATTTGGATGCGGAAGCGACCGAGTGCAACCGATTTCAGCGTTTGCCGCTTCAAAACTCCGACAGTCAAGACCCGCTTCTGATAGTGATCACCGGGAAGCTGCAGGTTGCCCTGGCCCTCTACGGCCCTGAAGGCCAGCGTCAGCTGCTGATGCGCAGTGAGCCAGACATCCTCGGACAAGTGCTGACTCTTGTGGAGCAGCGTCTTCGCCGCGACGCCCCAGACCAAGCCAACGATCTACAGAGGGCGATCCGCCTGCTGGGACCGCTGCAGAGCAGCAGTGACCTCGCCATGCAGTTCTGGCCGCAGCTTGCCGAGCGACTGGCCAGCATGGTTCCCACCGTCACGCTTCAGGCAGTCCGCGACACCAATCTCTCTGACGAGCAGCCGCAGCCTCAATCCAACACGGACAAGGCTGATGCGGAACTGTCGTTGCTGGAAGCGATCACCCATGAGGTGCGCACCCCTCTGGCCACGATTCGCACCTTGATTCGTTCCCTGTTGAGACGACGCGACCTGCCAGAGCAGGTGCTGGATCGTCTCTCCCAGATCGACACCGAATGCAGCGAACAGATCGACCGCTTCGGTCTGATCTTTCAGGCTGCCGAACTTCAGCGCCAGCCCGAAAGCCCCTCAGCCTTAGCGCGCACCGACCTTGGAGCGATGCTGCAGGCACTCGCCCCAGGCTGGGAACAACAACTTCAGCGCCGCGGACTGACTCTGGAACTCAGGCTTGAGCAGGACCTGTCTCCAGTCCTCAGTGACCCTGGACGCTTGGAACCGATGCTGGGCGGCCTGATCGATCGCTGCAGCCGCGGTCTGCCCACGGGGAGCAGCTTGACACTCACCCTGCAGCCTGCTGGCGCCAAGCTCAAACTTCAGCTGCTCAATCGCACTCCCGACCAACCCGAGAGCCTCGACAGCGACAACCTCTCACAAGAGCAACTGGGTCCCGTTCTTAGCTGGAACACGAGCACAGGAGGCCTGCAACTCAGCCAAAACGCCACCCGGGATTTACTCGAACGACTGGGCGGGCGCCTCACCCAGCGCCGTGATCGGGGACTAACTGTTTTCTTTCCCATTGCAGGCCAATGTTGA
- a CDS encoding photosystem I reaction center subunit II PsaD has product MASTALTGQLPQFIGSTGGLLNSAETEEKYAITWSSNADQAFELPTGGAAMMNSGENIMYFARKEQCLALGTQLRTKFKPRIEDYKIYRIFPGGDTEFLHPADGVFPEKVNEGRSMVGHNARRIGQNTDPAKIKFSGRNTFDS; this is encoded by the coding sequence ATGGCATCAACGGCGTTGACAGGACAGCTTCCACAGTTCATTGGCAGCACCGGCGGCCTTCTCAACTCCGCTGAAACGGAGGAGAAGTACGCGATCACCTGGAGCAGCAATGCCGATCAGGCGTTCGAACTCCCTACAGGCGGCGCAGCCATGATGAATTCAGGCGAAAACATCATGTATTTCGCTCGCAAGGAGCAGTGCCTGGCGCTTGGAACCCAGCTGCGCACCAAGTTCAAGCCTCGGATTGAGGATTACAAGATCTACCGGATCTTCCCTGGCGGTGACACCGAGTTCCTTCATCCTGCAGACGGCGTTTTCCCTGAAAAAGTGAACGAAGGACGATCCATGGTGGGTCACAATGCTCGCCGCATCGGTCAGAACACCGACCCGGCCAAAATCAAATTCAGCGGCCGCAACACGTTCGACTCCTGA
- a CDS encoding anthranilate synthase component I family protein, giving the protein MLSPDRKAFLKSAESGSTLIPVACSWPADLETPLTTWLKVGNGRPPGVLLESVEGGETLGRWSVVACDPLWTLSAGSQGLQRVWRDGHQEAFTGNPFDCLRACLKPYIPTSLSGLPPLGQLYGMWGYELIHWIEPSVPVHQPEQGSPPNGVWMLMDSILIFDQVKRLITAVAYGDLSAERGASSSPELAWSSAMARINDLRERMAAPLPPVRPLNWLPDRGNTPTTSSNRTREDFHEAVDTAKEHIAAGDAFQLVISQRLSADVSHPPLDLYRSLRMINPSPYMAFFDFGDWQLIGSSPEVMVKAEPDQGGIRAVLRPIAGTRPRGANPVEDRKFEADLLADPKERAEHVMLVDLGRNDLGRVCSPGSVSVGDLMVIERYSHVMHIVSEVEGRLAPGKDIWDLLMASFPAGTVSGAPKIRAMQLIHELEPDARGPYSGVYGSVDLAGALNTAITIRTMVVEPKQSGGWTLHVQAGAGIVADSQPESEFQETLNKARGMLTALACLEASPA; this is encoded by the coding sequence ATGCTCAGCCCCGACCGCAAAGCTTTCCTGAAATCCGCCGAATCGGGTTCCACCTTGATTCCTGTTGCCTGTAGCTGGCCAGCGGATCTCGAAACCCCGCTCACCACCTGGCTCAAGGTGGGAAATGGACGGCCGCCAGGTGTTCTGCTCGAGTCTGTTGAAGGCGGGGAAACGCTGGGCCGATGGAGTGTTGTCGCCTGTGATCCACTTTGGACCCTTTCAGCAGGGTCTCAAGGCTTGCAGCGTGTCTGGCGAGATGGTCATCAGGAGGCCTTCACGGGCAACCCCTTCGACTGCCTGCGCGCTTGCCTTAAGCCCTATATCCCAACTTCATTGTCCGGCCTGCCGCCCCTCGGCCAGCTGTATGGAATGTGGGGCTATGAACTGATCCACTGGATTGAGCCCTCCGTTCCCGTTCACCAACCGGAGCAGGGATCTCCCCCGAATGGCGTCTGGATGCTGATGGACAGCATCTTGATCTTTGATCAGGTCAAACGCTTGATCACCGCCGTTGCCTATGGCGATTTGAGTGCCGAACGGGGCGCATCATCCAGTCCGGAACTGGCCTGGAGCAGTGCAATGGCGCGAATCAACGACCTGCGTGAGCGCATGGCGGCACCATTGCCACCCGTGCGTCCCTTGAACTGGTTGCCGGATCGTGGGAACACGCCAACGACGTCGAGCAACAGAACACGAGAGGACTTTCACGAGGCTGTCGACACCGCCAAAGAACACATCGCTGCAGGGGATGCCTTCCAACTGGTGATCAGCCAGCGCTTGAGTGCGGATGTCAGCCACCCTCCACTGGATCTTTACCGCAGTCTGCGGATGATCAATCCATCGCCGTATATGGCCTTTTTCGATTTCGGCGACTGGCAGCTGATTGGCTCCAGCCCGGAAGTGATGGTCAAGGCAGAGCCGGATCAAGGCGGGATTCGCGCTGTGCTCCGGCCGATTGCAGGCACGCGCCCGCGTGGTGCCAACCCGGTGGAAGACCGCAAGTTCGAAGCCGACTTACTCGCCGATCCCAAAGAACGAGCCGAACACGTGATGCTCGTGGATCTGGGTCGCAACGATCTCGGCAGAGTCTGCTCACCAGGCTCGGTCTCGGTCGGCGACCTGATGGTGATCGAACGCTATTCCCATGTGATGCACATCGTTAGTGAAGTGGAAGGACGCTTGGCTCCAGGCAAGGACATCTGGGATCTGCTGATGGCGTCCTTCCCTGCCGGCACCGTGAGCGGCGCTCCGAAGATCCGTGCCATGCAGTTGATCCACGAGCTGGAGCCCGATGCCAGAGGTCCTTATTCCGGCGTGTATGGCTCCGTTGACCTCGCCGGTGCGCTGAACACCGCCATCACGATCCGAACCATGGTGGTTGAACCTAAGCAGAGTGGTGGCTGGACACTGCATGTGCAGGCTGGTGCCGGAATTGTTGCCGACTCCCAACCAGAATCGGAGTTTCAAGAGACCCTGAACAAAGCCAGAGGAATGCTGACAGCACTGGCCTGCCTCGAGGCTTCCCCGGCATGA
- the gshA gene encoding glutamate--cysteine ligase: MSSDRLLKGFEVELFTGRKDGRNVGVAARAKQELTGFVTEPDHRNLEYVTAPQADYEGLSEALLSPRRRLRRWLMDQNLTLLPGSTLSLGDTQHFERSDPNNPYHALIEATYGTAVVTASVHVNLGIDDPEDLFAALRLVRCEAALLLSLSASSPFLNGKVTGAHSQRWLQFPLTPSRVPLFRDHQHFITWTEAQIDAGTMHNVRHLWTSVRANGPDRPHRLNRLELRICDLITDPDMLLAVTALLELRVQQVLRDPQSHDPLHSSSLSLEELEILSMNNDRAAAQSSLDATLCDWHDGHERSCRDWLKQLIDSVVPLAHELGLHEQLKPLQSILMHGNQAMRWLDGIDRGDTIEAMLRSSISAMQDEEMRGVCVSAERALG, from the coding sequence ATGAGCAGCGATCGCCTGTTGAAGGGGTTCGAAGTGGAGCTGTTTACCGGCCGTAAAGATGGGCGCAACGTCGGCGTTGCGGCACGTGCCAAACAGGAGCTGACAGGGTTCGTCACCGAACCGGACCATCGCAATCTGGAGTATGTCACCGCTCCCCAAGCCGATTACGAGGGGCTGTCGGAAGCCTTGTTGTCACCACGACGCAGGCTTCGTCGCTGGCTAATGGACCAGAACCTCACGCTGTTGCCAGGCAGCACGCTCAGTCTCGGCGACACGCAGCATTTCGAACGCTCTGACCCCAACAATCCGTACCACGCCCTGATTGAAGCCACCTATGGAACCGCGGTGGTGACGGCCAGCGTCCACGTCAATCTGGGCATTGACGACCCAGAAGACCTGTTCGCTGCTTTGCGTCTCGTGCGTTGTGAAGCCGCACTGTTGCTCTCGCTCAGTGCCAGCTCGCCATTCCTGAACGGCAAGGTCACAGGCGCCCATTCCCAGCGATGGCTGCAATTCCCCCTGACGCCATCACGCGTGCCGTTGTTCCGCGATCACCAGCACTTCATCACGTGGACCGAAGCCCAGATCGATGCCGGCACCATGCACAACGTGCGACACCTGTGGACGTCGGTCCGTGCCAACGGACCGGATCGCCCCCATCGACTGAATCGGCTTGAGCTGCGCATCTGCGATCTGATCACGGATCCAGACATGCTGCTGGCAGTGACCGCTCTGCTTGAACTGAGAGTGCAGCAGGTGTTGCGTGACCCTCAGTCCCACGACCCTCTGCACAGCAGCAGCCTCAGCCTTGAAGAGCTGGAGATCTTGAGCATGAACAACGATCGAGCCGCGGCTCAGTCAAGCCTCGATGCCACGCTTTGTGACTGGCATGACGGCCATGAGCGTTCCTGCCGCGACTGGCTCAAGCAACTGATCGACTCCGTCGTCCCACTCGCTCATGAGCTGGGATTGCATGAGCAGCTAAAGCCCCTCCAATCCATCCTGATGCATGGCAATCAGGCCATGCGCTGGCTGGATGGCATCGATCGGGGCGACACAATCGAAGCCATGCTGCGAAGCAGCATTAGTGCCATGCAGGACGAAGAGATGCGTGGTGTTTGTGTCTCAGCTGAACGCGCTTTGGGATGA
- the recF gene encoding DNA replication/repair protein RecF, which produces MQAFRNHCQLQLEIDAPRLLVIGSNGIGKSNLLESVELLGSLRSHRSSQDADLIHWDASRALLKATCPDDEQVELELRRKGGRQAKRNGKVLQRQMDLVGPLRCVGFSALDLHLVRGEPALRRQWLDRVVLQLEPIYADLIGRYNRLLRQRSQFWRRGGLGSSSEQQVLLDSFDTQMALVCTRIHRRRRRALARLEPLAAAWQDRLSEGQEQLELRYAPGSRLDGEEAEEPWRLSIEEQLRQQRPEEERLGSCRVGPHRDEVELVLNGTAARRFGSAGQQRTIVLALKLAELELVGELCGHPPLLLLDDVLAELDPRRQLALLEAVGDTHQCLVSATHLDAFEGGWRQHSQILKADHLRNGMRKS; this is translated from the coding sequence CTGCAGGCGTTCCGCAACCACTGCCAACTGCAGCTGGAGATTGATGCTCCGCGTTTGCTTGTGATCGGTAGCAACGGCATCGGGAAATCCAACCTGCTCGAATCCGTAGAACTGCTCGGAAGTCTTCGCTCCCATCGCTCCAGTCAGGACGCCGATCTGATCCACTGGGATGCCTCGCGTGCCCTGCTGAAGGCCACCTGTCCTGACGATGAGCAGGTGGAACTGGAACTCAGGCGGAAAGGCGGCCGCCAGGCCAAACGCAACGGCAAGGTTCTGCAGCGCCAGATGGACCTGGTGGGTCCGCTGCGCTGTGTGGGATTCAGTGCCCTCGATCTGCATCTGGTACGAGGCGAACCCGCCCTCAGACGGCAATGGTTGGACCGAGTGGTGCTGCAGCTGGAGCCGATTTATGCCGATCTGATCGGTCGCTACAACCGGCTCCTGCGTCAACGCAGTCAGTTCTGGCGCCGCGGTGGGCTCGGATCCTCATCGGAACAGCAGGTCTTGCTGGACAGCTTCGACACCCAAATGGCGTTGGTCTGCACGCGCATCCACCGGCGCCGGCGCCGCGCATTGGCCAGGCTTGAACCCCTGGCAGCAGCCTGGCAGGATCGCCTCAGCGAAGGGCAGGAGCAGCTGGAGCTCCGCTATGCGCCAGGCAGCCGCTTGGACGGTGAAGAGGCGGAAGAACCCTGGCGTCTCTCAATCGAAGAGCAGTTACGACAACAGCGCCCGGAAGAAGAACGACTCGGCAGCTGCAGGGTGGGCCCCCACCGCGATGAAGTGGAACTAGTGCTGAACGGCACGGCTGCGCGCCGCTTTGGTTCTGCCGGTCAGCAGAGAACGATCGTGCTGGCCCTCAAGCTGGCAGAGCTGGAACTGGTGGGTGAATTATGCGGACACCCTCCACTGCTGCTGCTAGATGACGTGCTGGCCGAACTGGATCCACGCCGGCAGCTTGCCCTGCTGGAAGCCGTTGGGGATACCCATCAGTGCCTTGTGAGTGCAACCCACCTGGACGCATTCGAAGGAGGCTGGCGTCAACACTCCCAGATTCTCAAGGCCGATCACTTGAGGAACGGGATGAGAAAAAGCTAA
- the speD gene encoding adenosylmethionine decarboxylase, translated as MEQSLPCLHPNPGWGDAQINPVSSSSPANTSATDMVGKHCILELYECDHSKLDDEAFLRTTITTAAKRAGATLLNLITHRFEPQGVTGLALLAESHISIHTWPENGYAAVDVFTCGDHTMPESACEHLRIELGARKHALRSFLRETPAAIAEAERTPCPERG; from the coding sequence ATGGAGCAATCCCTGCCTTGCCTGCATCCCAACCCAGGATGGGGCGACGCCCAGATCAATCCCGTTTCCAGTTCCAGCCCTGCCAACACCAGTGCCACCGACATGGTGGGCAAGCACTGCATTCTCGAGCTTTACGAATGCGATCACAGCAAGCTCGACGACGAAGCTTTTTTGAGAACCACCATCACAACAGCAGCGAAACGTGCTGGTGCAACGCTTCTCAACCTCATCACCCACCGTTTTGAGCCCCAAGGGGTCACCGGTCTGGCCTTGCTGGCGGAATCACACATCTCGATCCACACCTGGCCCGAAAACGGCTACGCCGCAGTTGATGTTTTCACTTGCGGAGACCACACCATGCCGGAATCAGCTTGTGAACACCTGAGAATCGAATTGGGCGCCCGCAAGCATGCGCTCCGTAGTTTTCTGCGGGAGACCCCTGCAGCCATTGCGGAGGCTGAACGCACACCTTGCCCAGAGCGCGGCTGA
- the ppc gene encoding phosphoenolpyruvate carboxylase translates to MIMTTSDPGPLSMSSSSTTIPASDQPRAEVSECRGNGQLLQQRLALVEDLWQTVLRSECPADQAERLLRMKQLSDPGVADSSDQSSGGVASLIRDMDLSEAIAAARAFSLYFQLVNILEQRIEEDSYLESIVRSQELIDQIDPFAPPLATQTEPATFCELFERLRRLNVPPKHLETLLQELDIRLVFTAHPTEIVRHTVRHKQRRVASLLQQLESKTDTSPSEASGIRLQLEEEIRLWWRTDELHQFKPSVLDEVDYALHYFQQVLFEAMPQLRRRLSTALSSSYPDVQLPPSSFCTFGSWVGSDRDGNPSVTTDITWRTACYQRQLMLDRYINAVQNLRDQLSISMQWSQVSAPLLESLEMDRLRFPEVYEERATRYRLEPYRLKLSFMLERLRLTQLRNDQLAEAGWRAPADGIAPCPPDAQPSEALHYGSIAEFRSELELIRTSLVSTDLTCEPLDTLLTQVHIYGFSLAGLDIRQESTRHSDALDELSRYLTPDQAYGDLNEDEKVAWLLQELQTRRPLIPPSVDWSANTAETVDVFRMLHRLQDEFGSRICRTYVISMSHSVSDLLEVLLLAKEAGLVDPSAGHADLLVVPLFETVEDLQRAPEVMEQLFQTPLYRDLLPRVGGLSLPLQELMLGYSDSNKDSGFLSSNWEIHKAQIALQDLASHNGVALRLFHGRGGSVGRGGGPAYQAILAQPSGTLQGRIKITEQGEVLASKYSLPELALYNLETVTTAVVQNSLVTNQLDATPSWNELMARLAQCSRRHYRALVHDNPDLVAFFEQVTPIEEISKLQISSRPARRKSGARDLSSLRAIPWVFGWTQSRFLLPSWFGVGTALSEELEADPDQLSLLRTLHQRWPFFRMLISKVEMTLSKVDLDLARHYVSSLGSAEHREAFERIYSTIAEEYSLTRRLVLEITRQERLLDADPALQLSVGLRNRTIVPLGFLQVALLKRLRDQNRQPPMSESSSDGDGRTYSRSELLRGALLTINGIAAGMRNTG, encoded by the coding sequence ATGATCATGACGACTTCCGATCCCGGCCCGCTGTCCATGTCCTCCTCCTCCACAACGATTCCTGCGAGCGATCAGCCCAGGGCGGAGGTCTCGGAGTGTCGCGGTAACGGCCAGCTGCTTCAGCAGCGACTGGCCCTGGTCGAGGATCTCTGGCAGACGGTGCTGCGCAGCGAATGTCCTGCGGATCAAGCCGAACGGCTACTGCGCATGAAGCAACTCAGCGATCCTGGCGTTGCGGACAGCAGCGACCAGAGCAGCGGTGGCGTGGCGTCGCTCATCCGCGACATGGATCTGTCCGAAGCGATTGCAGCGGCCCGTGCGTTCTCGCTTTATTTCCAGCTGGTCAACATCCTCGAGCAACGCATCGAGGAAGACAGCTACCTGGAGAGCATCGTCCGCTCCCAAGAACTGATTGACCAGATCGACCCTTTTGCTCCACCGCTCGCGACCCAGACCGAACCGGCAACGTTCTGCGAGCTATTCGAACGTTTGCGCCGACTGAACGTTCCACCGAAGCATCTGGAGACACTTCTCCAGGAGCTGGACATTCGACTGGTGTTCACAGCCCACCCCACCGAGATCGTGCGCCACACGGTGCGCCACAAGCAAAGACGTGTAGCCAGCCTGCTGCAGCAACTGGAATCCAAAACCGACACCAGCCCGTCCGAAGCCTCTGGCATCCGTCTGCAGCTGGAAGAAGAAATCCGGCTTTGGTGGAGAACCGATGAGCTGCACCAATTCAAACCCTCGGTGCTGGATGAGGTGGATTACGCCTTGCACTACTTCCAGCAGGTGTTGTTTGAAGCCATGCCTCAGCTGCGACGGCGCCTCTCAACAGCACTGTCCAGCAGCTATCCAGATGTGCAGTTGCCGCCTTCTTCGTTCTGCACCTTTGGCTCCTGGGTTGGATCCGATCGGGACGGGAACCCCTCCGTGACCACGGACATCACCTGGCGCACTGCGTGTTACCAGCGTCAATTAATGCTTGACCGCTACATCAACGCGGTCCAAAACCTCCGCGACCAGCTGAGCATCTCCATGCAATGGAGCCAGGTGAGTGCACCGCTGCTGGAATCCCTTGAAATGGACCGACTGCGCTTTCCAGAGGTCTATGAAGAACGCGCAACCCGCTACCGCCTGGAGCCCTACCGACTGAAGCTCAGCTTCATGCTGGAACGGCTGCGTCTCACACAACTGCGTAACGATCAGCTGGCGGAGGCTGGCTGGCGAGCCCCTGCGGATGGCATAGCGCCCTGCCCACCGGATGCGCAACCCAGTGAAGCCCTTCATTACGGATCGATCGCTGAATTCCGCAGCGAACTCGAGCTGATCCGCACCAGCCTCGTGAGTACAGATCTCACCTGTGAACCCCTCGACACCCTGCTCACCCAGGTGCATATCTACGGGTTCTCTCTTGCGGGCCTCGACATCCGTCAAGAAAGCACCCGGCACAGCGATGCCCTCGATGAACTGAGTCGCTACCTGACTCCTGATCAGGCCTACGGAGATCTCAACGAAGACGAGAAGGTCGCCTGGTTGCTCCAGGAGTTGCAGACAAGACGGCCACTGATCCCCCCCTCCGTGGACTGGTCCGCCAACACTGCCGAAACCGTGGATGTGTTCCGGATGCTGCATCGTCTTCAGGACGAGTTCGGCAGCCGCATCTGTCGCACTTACGTGATCTCGATGAGTCACAGCGTGTCTGACCTGCTGGAAGTCCTTCTACTGGCCAAGGAGGCCGGCTTGGTGGATCCCTCAGCCGGTCATGCGGATTTGTTGGTGGTTCCCCTCTTCGAGACCGTTGAGGATCTCCAGCGGGCACCTGAAGTAATGGAGCAGTTGTTCCAGACCCCGCTCTACCGAGATCTGTTGCCACGGGTGGGTGGCCTAAGCCTGCCCCTGCAGGAATTGATGCTGGGCTATTCCGACAGCAACAAAGACTCCGGCTTCCTCTCCAGTAATTGGGAGATCCACAAAGCCCAGATCGCGCTTCAGGATTTGGCGTCCCACAACGGCGTGGCCCTCCGACTATTCCACGGACGTGGCGGTTCCGTCGGCCGCGGCGGTGGCCCGGCTTACCAAGCGATCCTGGCTCAGCCCAGTGGAACCCTCCAGGGTCGGATCAAGATCACCGAGCAGGGAGAGGTGCTGGCTTCGAAATACAGCCTGCCAGAACTGGCGCTCTACAACCTTGAAACTGTCACCACCGCGGTGGTGCAGAACAGCCTGGTGACCAACCAATTGGATGCCACGCCCAGTTGGAATGAACTGATGGCACGGTTGGCCCAATGTTCCCGGCGTCACTACAGAGCCCTGGTGCACGACAACCCCGATTTGGTGGCCTTCTTTGAACAAGTGACCCCAATCGAAGAGATCAGCAAGTTGCAGATCTCTAGTCGACCCGCACGACGGAAATCAGGGGCCAGAGACCTCTCGAGCCTCCGCGCCATTCCCTGGGTGTTCGGCTGGACCCAAAGCCGCTTCCTACTTCCCAGCTGGTTCGGAGTTGGCACCGCCCTCAGCGAAGAACTGGAGGCTGATCCGGATCAGCTGTCGTTGCTGCGCACGCTTCATCAGCGCTGGCCCTTCTTCCGCATGTTGATCTCCAAAGTGGAGATGACCCTCTCCAAAGTGGATCTCGACCTGGCCCGCCACTATGTGAGCAGTCTCGGCAGCGCCGAACATCGAGAGGCTTTCGAGCGCATCTACAGCACCATCGCTGAGGAATACAGCCTGACCCGGCGGCTGGTGCTGGAGATCACCCGGCAGGAAAGGCTGCTCGATGCCGATCCCGCCCTACAGCTCTCCGTTGGACTGCGCAACCGCACGATCGTGCCGCTCGGCTTCCTTCAGGTGGCTTTGCTCAAGCGCCTCAGGGATCAGAACCGCCAGCCGCCCATGAGTGAGTCATCCAGTGATGGAGACGGTCGCACTTACAGCCGAAGCGAATTGCTTCGCGGCGCTCTGCTAACCATCAATGGCATTGCTGCAGGCATGCGTAATACCGGCTAA
- a CDS encoding N-acetyltransferase translates to MGLLPFRQQAAIPRLPERYCFSMEHVPDGECINALLQACGDQPHPVERWPLALQRSLWHLCILDQEEQRLVGFVRATSDQALNANLWNLAAAPGEDQPKLLKALVHRSLACLRRDLPGCSISIAAPAQALDAIKSQGFLLDPGGIRAMGLRLR, encoded by the coding sequence GTGGGACTGCTTCCTTTTCGCCAACAAGCTGCAATTCCACGCCTGCCTGAGCGCTACTGCTTCAGCATGGAGCATGTTCCTGATGGCGAATGTATCAACGCCCTGTTGCAGGCGTGCGGCGACCAACCGCATCCAGTCGAGCGCTGGCCTCTCGCGCTGCAACGCAGCCTCTGGCATCTCTGCATCCTTGATCAAGAGGAGCAGCGACTGGTCGGATTCGTCCGAGCCACCAGCGACCAGGCACTCAATGCCAACCTCTGGAATCTGGCCGCAGCCCCCGGCGAGGATCAACCCAAGCTGCTCAAGGCACTCGTGCATCGTTCTCTGGCCTGCCTGCGTCGAGACCTACCGGGATGCAGCATTTCCATCGCCGCACCAGCCCAAGCCTTGGATGCGATCAAGTCACAAGGATTTTTGCTCGATCCCGGAGGGATCAGAGCCATGGGGCTGAGGCTCCGCTGA
- the larE gene encoding ATP-dependent sacrificial sulfur transferase LarE: MALQTFRLLERLSSEDAQQLGDLRTWIHDCDQVCVAYSGGVDSTLVAAIAKEQLDERAWAITGVSPALAPHLLAEARQQADWLEMQHREVETRELEDPAYNSNPTDRCYACKRELHSQLGPIAQAAQGAQVLDGVNLDDLSDHRPGIQAARDAGVRSPLAELKIDKAGVRRLSKALGFPWWDKPAQPCLASRFPYGEAISHSRLQQVGQAEAWLIQQGFPRVRVRSQGLSARIEVPQERLPELLDPALRTAVVEALMQLGFTSVSLDLEGLVSGKLNRI, from the coding sequence GTGGCTTTACAGACTTTTCGCCTGCTGGAACGCCTGTCATCTGAGGATGCTCAGCAGCTCGGGGATTTGCGGACATGGATCCACGACTGTGACCAGGTCTGCGTGGCTTATTCCGGTGGCGTTGACAGCACCCTGGTTGCCGCCATTGCTAAGGAGCAGCTGGATGAGCGCGCTTGGGCGATCACGGGTGTTTCCCCCGCTTTGGCACCTCACCTGCTCGCTGAAGCCCGTCAGCAGGCGGATTGGTTAGAGATGCAGCATCGCGAGGTGGAAACTCGTGAATTAGAGGATCCTGCCTACAACAGCAATCCCACGGATCGCTGTTACGCCTGCAAACGGGAGTTGCACAGTCAGCTCGGGCCGATTGCGCAGGCAGCGCAGGGAGCTCAGGTCCTGGATGGGGTCAATCTGGATGATCTTAGTGACCACCGTCCTGGTATTCAGGCTGCTCGGGATGCCGGTGTGCGCTCTCCTCTTGCGGAGTTGAAGATCGACAAGGCTGGAGTGCGTCGTCTCTCAAAGGCACTCGGTTTTCCGTGGTGGGACAAGCCAGCTCAGCCTTGTCTTGCCTCGCGTTTTCCCTATGGCGAGGCGATCAGCCACAGCCGTTTGCAGCAGGTGGGCCAGGCCGAGGCCTGGTTGATTCAACAGGGTTTCCCACGGGTGAGAGTGCGCTCACAGGGACTGTCGGCCCGGATTGAAGTGCCCCAAGAGCGACTGCCAGAACTGTTGGATCCCGCTCTACGCACCGCGGTGGTTGAGGCGCTGATGCAGCTTGGTTTCACTAGCGTCAGCCTGGATCTCGAAGGATTGGTGAGCGGCAAGCTCAACAGAATTTGA